AGAGAGCAATGGTTTGGTGCAATCCCGAAGGTGAGGAACATATTTTCACCTTTGCCGATATGAAAAAGTACAGCGACAAAACAGCGAACTTTCTGCGCTCACTTGGCATCAAAAAGGGCGATAAGGTTATGCTTCTTTTAAAGAGGCATTATGAATACTGGTTTGCGGTGCTGGCGCTCCATAAACTCGGCGCTATTGCGGTTCCGGGCGTATCAATGCTCACAACAAAGGATCTGGTTTACCGCTTTAACGCCGCGGACATAAAAGCTGTGATATCGACAGCGGACGGGGAAACCGCAGAGCATGTTGATGAGGCGGAACCCGAATCCCCGACACTGAAAATAAAAATAATCGCACGCGGAAAAAGGGACGGATGGATTTCTTTCCATGAGGGTATGGAAGCCGCTGACGAAAAATTTGAGCGCCCGCAGGGAAAAGACGCCAACAAATCAACCGATATGATGTTGATGTATTTCACATCAGGAACGACAGGTTTCCCAAAGATGGTCAGTCACGATTTTGCTTATCCGCTTGGACACATTATGACTGCTAAGCACTGGCAGAATGTTCAGCCGGACGGACTCCACCTTACAGTTGCAGATACAGGATGGGCAAAAGCAGCCTGGGGCAAGATATATGGGCAGTGGATCATGGAATCAGCGCTGTTTGTCTACGATTTTGACCGATTCGACGCTGAGGAACTGCTGACCGTTATTGAAAAATATAATGTAACGTCTTTTTGCGCCCCTCCGACGGTTTACCGTTTTCTTATTAAAGAAGGAATGGGCAACCATAAGCTGTCGTCACTCAAATATGCATGTACGGCAGGCGAGGCTCTTAACGCTGAAGTTTTCAGAAAATTTTACGAATACACTGGTATAAAAATAATGGAAGGCTTTGGGCAAACTGAATCGCCTGTGCTCATTGCTACACTAAAGGGAATGGAGCCAAAGCCGGGCTCTCTCGGCAAGCCGGTTCCGCTTTTCAAAATAGACTTAGTTGATGAAAAGGGAAGGCCTGTTCCAAAAGGTGAAGTAGGCGAGATAGTAGTTGACGTGTCTCAAGGAAAACCAGTAGGTCTCTTTAACGGCTACTACAATGACGAGGAAAATACAAAAAAGGTCTGGCATGACGGTTATTATCACACGAGGGATACGGCATGGTGCGATGAAGACGGATATTACTGGTACGTTGGCCGCACAGATGACGTCATAAAATCGTCAGGATATAGAATAGGGCCTTTTGAAATTGAGAGTGTTCTTATGGAACATCCTGCTGTTCTTGAATGTGCTGTAACCGGTGCACCCGACCCGATTCGCGGCCAGGTTGTCAAAGCTTCTATTGTGCTGACTAAAAAATATCAGCCTTCGGATGAGTTGGCAGAAGAACTTAAAAACTACGTTAAGGAACAGACCGCTCCTTATAAGTATCCGAGAATTATTGAATTCGTTGATGAATTGCCGAAAACCGCAAGCGGTAAAATTCAGAGAGCCGAAATTCGGAGACAAAATTACAGCATGGTTCAAAAATAAATTATATATTTTGAGTTATATTTATTGAAAAAGAGCCGATATAACAAGTGTTATATCGGCTCTTTTGTGTATATATATTGTATGTATTATATTGACAAGCACAATATACAGTGGTAATATTATGTCGTCAACTCTATTAAGAAAGCAGGTGCAGCAGCTCGGTGAATTAGTCACCGACGGGAAATTATGATAACGACAATAAAAAAGAGAGACGGAAGACTTGTACCATTTAATCTCGAAAAGATAAGCAATGCGATATTAAAAGCGCTTAATGCAAGCGGCAGCGGTGATGAAAAGCTTGCTGTAAAACTTTCCATTAAGGTTGCATCAGAGCTTGAAAAAACTGTTTGCAGCAATGGAGAAATTCCATCAGTAGAGGAAATTCAGGATATTGTAGAAAGAGTCCTTATCGACGAAGATTTAGCAAAGACAGCGAAAGCCTACATATTGTATAGGGCGGAACGCACAAGAGCCCGTGAAATGAATACGCGGCTCATGAAAACCTATGAGGAAATAACGAATAAAGATTCCATAGACAGCAATCTAAAGCGTGACAACGCAAACATAAACGGTGACACTGCAATGGGCGCTATGCTGAAATACGGTTCTGAAGGCGCCAAAATATACAATGAGATGTATGTGCTAAAGCCAGAACATGCCAAGGCACACCGTGAAGGCGATATTCATATACATGACTTTGACTTTTATACGCTGACGACTACATGTTGTCAGATTGACCTAAAAAAGTTATTTGAAGGCGGTTTTTCCACAGGACACGGATTTTTGCGTGAGCCGAATTCGATATCGAGCTATTCCGCGCTCGCTTGCATTGCAATTCAGTCGAATCAAAACGACCAGCATGGCGGACAGAGTATACCGAATTTTGACTATGCGCTCGCAGACGGCGTAAGGAAGTCATATAGAAAAAATTATAAAAAGTGCATTGAAGGTGCCGTTGAACTTATCAGCGGCGACGCAGAATATGCAAAAGATTTGACTGAATCGGTACACTCAAAAATATTAAAAGAATTTGGACTTACACCCGTTATTACTAATGATAACGGTTTTGCCGAAAGGGAGGCAGAGCTACTTTCACGTGAGCTTGACCCGGAACAGGTAAAGAGGATACAGAAATATGCCTTTAACCATGCCTCTCAGGAAACGGATAAAGAGACATATCAGTCTATGGAGGCCCTCATCCATAACCTCAACACTATGCACAGCAGGGCAGGCGCTCAGGTTCCGTTCAGCTCTGTGAATTACGGTACTGATACGTCTGCCGAGGGGCGCATGGTTATGAAAAATATGCTTCTTGCGACTGAAGCGGGATTGGGCAGCGGAGAAACGCCGATTTTCCCGATTCAAATATTCAAGGTAAAGGAAGGCGTCAATTATAACCCGGGCGACCCCAATTACGATTTGTTCAAGCTTGCCTGCCGTGTCAGCGCAAAAAGGCTTTTCCCGAATTTCTCTTTTATTGACGCGCCGTTTAATTATCAATATTACAAACCAGGGAAACCAGAAACTGAAATCGCCTATATGGGATGCCGTACAAGGGTTATAGGCAACGTGGCTGATCCATCAAGAGAAATTGTATTCAGCCGCGGCAATTTAAGCTTTACATCTATCAATCTGCCGCGTCTGGCGATTTTAAGTAATAAGAATGTCGAGGAATTTTACAGGCGGCTGGACGAGATGATTGACCTGTGCATTGATCAGCTCTTGGATAGATTTGAAATCCAGTGCCGCAAGAAGGTCCGCAACTTCCCGTTCTTGATGGGCAACGGTGTATGGCTCGACTCAGATAAGCTCAAACCTGATGATGAAGTGCGTGAAGTACTGCGCCACGGAACTTTGACAGTAGGTTTTATTGGCCTGGCAGAGACACTGAAAGCGCTTACAGGAAAACATCACGGGGAATCGGAGGAGTCTCAGAAGTTAGGGCTTGAAATCGTCAGTCATATGAGAAAACGCATGGATGACGCGGCGAAAAAGTATAAGCTCAACTTTTCGCTTCTCGCCACGCCTGCTGAAGGGCTTTCCGGTAGATTTGTAGAAATAGATAAAAAACGGTTCGGCATAATTCCGGGCGTGACAGACAGGGCGTATTACACGAACTCTTTCCATATCCCTGTCTACTATCCAATCAACGCTTATGACAAGATAAAACTTGAGGCGCCGTATCACAAACTAACGAATGGCGGTCATATTACATATATTGAGCTTGACGGCGACCCAACAAAGAACCTTGAGGCCTTTGAATCGGTCATTCGGTGTATGAAGGAAAACGGAATCGGTTATGGTGCAATAAACCATCCGGTTGACCACGATCCCGTATGCGGCTTCAACGGTATCATTGGAGATAGGTGTCCAAAATGCGGCAGAAGCGAGGATAATGAAAATAAATTTGAAAGAATTCGCCGTATTACAGGATACCTCGTAGGTACACTCGACAGATTTAATAATGCAAAACGCGCCGAAGTCAACGACAGAGTAAAACATTTAAGCATGAATGAAAGTACACTTGAAGAGCTTTAATAAACGCAGAAAAATTCCCGCCTTAAACAGCCGGTAACTGTTTAAGGCGGGAATAATTCATTTGGGTTCAATTTTTTAAATATGCAAGGTAAAGCGGCTTATACCAAAGGCGACCGTTGTCTCTCCGGCTTTCAAAAAGCGTAACGGCACTGACGCGAAAGACAAAATCAGGTATCTCAATGTCAGAAATTGCGTTTTTATCACACAATGCCCTGCGTGCCAGGGTTACATGCGGCGTGAATTTGCGCTTTTCTTTTTCATATCCAACCTTTGAAAGTGACTCGTCTACAGCGGCAGCTAAACTCTCAAGACCATTGCCTTTCATACCAAGCCAGATTGTTTTATCACTGCGGGAAGGGAAGTATCCCAACTTGTCCGGAACAATATCAAAACAACTGACAATTTGCGCTGCTTCATTGAGCGCTGACTTAATACTATTCAGCCTTGAATTGTCAGTTTCGCCTAAGAATTTTAGGGTCAAATGCAGATTCGATACCGGCGTAAAATTGCATTTTACGCCGGCTATGTCGAGCTTATTATAGAGCTCCGATATCAAATTTTTAGTATTTTCGTCGAATGAAATTGCTGCAAAAAGTCTCATATCAAACCATATAATCGGCCACTACGCGGTTTTCTATGACAGAATGAATAAATTCTCTGACTTTGATATGTTCCGGGTGCATCTGATAGGTTTCAAGGGCATCATGGTCATTGAATTCCGAGTAGAGTACTACGTCGTATCCTCCAGGATTATAGTTTATGCCGACTTCCATCTTAAAAGCTCCGGGAACAATACCCTGAAGATTTTCGAGTTTCTTTTTAATTTTTATGGCGTTTGTTTTTTTATCTGCGCCTTCCGCAAATGGTTTAAGCTTGTACATGACAATATGTTTAACCATAAAATGACCCCCGTAAAGATAATATGAAAAGTGAACTTCACTAAAAATACGCCTTGAAATATTCTTGATTTTGAGATGACATTTATAATTAAAATTTTTAACAATACTATTTCTATAATATGAAATTTATTACATTGTGCCTTAGATTAAAATAAATATTTTGATTGATAGAATTCTATACCATATATGATATATTTGCAATACTTATTTATAAAAAAATAATTTAAGTGAATGAAAAAAAGACGCTTATTTTTGGTTCCAATATTTTCTGTCAAGGCTTCTGTATTGCACTGCCTCTGCAACGTGTTCCGCATCAATCCGGTCACTGCCGTCAAGGTCTGCGATTGTGCGGGATACCTTTACTATGCGGTCGTACGCCCTTGCTGAAAGCCCCATTCCTTCAAAAGCATCCTTTAGAAGCCTTTTTGCACTATCTGTAAGATTACAGAACTTACGCAGCATTGAGGGTGTCAGTCTTGCGTTGCACGAAATACCAGTTCCTTTGTACCTTTGTTGCTGTATTTCTCTTGTTCTATTCACCCGTTTCTTTATGCTGGCAGATGACTCCCCTAAAGATGCAGAGGTCAGCTCACTGAAATTGACAGGCGGAACCTCAACATGCAGGTCAAGCCGGTCAAGCAGCGGGCCGGAAATACGCGAGAGGTATTTTGATACGGAACCCGGCGGGCAGGTGCATTTTCGTGTGGGGTGTCCGTAATAACCACAGGGGCAAGGATTCATTGCACAGACGAGCATAATTGAGCATGGATAGGTAAGCGTGCCTGATACCCTTGAAATCGTGACAGTTCCATCTTCAAGCGGTTGACGCAATATTTCAAGCGCTTCACGAGAAAATTCAGGCAGCTCGTCAAGAAACAGAACACCATTGTGAGCAAGAGATATTTCCCCTGGTTTTGGTATACGTCCACCTCCGGCAAGTCCTGCGCCGGAAATAGTTTGATGAGGTGAACGGAACGGCCTTGTGCGTATCAAAGGTATAGTTGACGGCAGAACGCCTGCAACTGAATGAATTTTCGTTGTTTCAATTGACTCTTCAAACGTCATATCGGGCAAAATCGAAGGAATGCGTTTTG
This DNA window, taken from [Clostridium] cellulosi, encodes the following:
- the yifB gene encoding putative protein YifB (High confidence in function and specificity), with the translated sequence MFSQLKSLGLYGLDAYIVGVEADISQGLPSFDIVGLPDAAVKESRERVRSSLRNCGFDFPVSRITINLSPADIKKEGPVYDLPILIALLCATRQLNGDFSDCVFAGELSLSGEIRRVSGILPMAIKAKEAGFKRFFIPYDNAAEGSVVDGIEIFPVKNVPDLINHLNNKKELLPASKYKFPEEENTQSPDFSDVCGQLEARRAIEIAAAGGHNILLIGPPGSGKSMLAKRIPSILPDMTFEESIETTKIHSVAGVLPSTIPLIRTRPFRSPHQTISGAGLAGGGRIPKPGEISLAHNGVLFLDELPEFSREALEILRQPLEDGTVTISRVSGTLTYPCSIMLVCAMNPCPCGYYGHPTRKCTCPPGSVSKYLSRISGPLLDRLDLHVEVPPVNFSELTSASLGESSASIKKRVNRTREIQQQRYKGTGISCNARLTPSMLRKFCNLTDSAKRLLKDAFEGMGLSARAYDRIVKVSRTIADLDGSDRIDAEHVAEAVQYRSLDRKYWNQK
- a CDS encoding hypothetical protein (Family membership), which encodes MRLFAAISFDENTKNLISELYNKLDIAGVKCNFTPVSNLHLTLKFLGETDNSRLNSIKSALNEAAQIVSCFDIVPDKLGYFPSRSDKTIWLGMKGNGLESLAAAVDESLSKVGYEKEKRKFTPHVTLARRALCDKNAISDIEIPDFVFRVSAVTLFESRRDNGRLWYKPLYLAYLKN
- a CDS encoding anaerobic ribonucleoside-triphosphate reductase (High confidence in function and specificity); its protein translation is MITTIKKRDGRLVPFNLEKISNAILKALNASGSGDEKLAVKLSIKVASELEKTVCSNGEIPSVEEIQDIVERVLIDEDLAKTAKAYILYRAERTRAREMNTRLMKTYEEITNKDSIDSNLKRDNANINGDTAMGAMLKYGSEGAKIYNEMYVLKPEHAKAHREGDIHIHDFDFYTLTTTCCQIDLKKLFEGGFSTGHGFLREPNSISSYSALACIAIQSNQNDQHGGQSIPNFDYALADGVRKSYRKNYKKCIEGAVELISGDAEYAKDLTESVHSKILKEFGLTPVITNDNGFAEREAELLSRELDPEQVKRIQKYAFNHASQETDKETYQSMEALIHNLNTMHSRAGAQVPFSSVNYGTDTSAEGRMVMKNMLLATEAGLGSGETPIFPIQIFKVKEGVNYNPGDPNYDLFKLACRVSAKRLFPNFSFIDAPFNYQYYKPGKPETEIAYMGCRTRVIGNVADPSREIVFSRGNLSFTSINLPRLAILSNKNVEEFYRRLDEMIDLCIDQLLDRFEIQCRKKVRNFPFLMGNGVWLDSDKLKPDDEVREVLRHGTLTVGFIGLAETLKALTGKHHGESEESQKLGLEIVSHMRKRMDDAAKKYKLNFSLLATPAEGLSGRFVEIDKKRFGIIPGVTDRAYYTNSFHIPVYYPINAYDKIKLEAPYHKLTNGGHITYIELDGDPTKNLEAFESVIRCMKENGIGYGAINHPVDHDPVCGFNGIIGDRCPKCGRSEDNENKFERIRRITGYLVGTLDRFNNAKRAEVNDRVKHLSMNESTLEEL
- a CDS encoding AMP-dependent synthetase and ligase (High confidence in function and specificity): MIGINEKYVNEIYDENGVIKEFSLNVPENFNFAFDIVDEIARIEPQKRAMVWCNPEGEEHIFTFADMKKYSDKTANFLRSLGIKKGDKVMLLLKRHYEYWFAVLALHKLGAIAVPGVSMLTTKDLVYRFNAADIKAVISTADGETAEHVDEAEPESPTLKIKIIARGKRDGWISFHEGMEAADEKFERPQGKDANKSTDMMLMYFTSGTTGFPKMVSHDFAYPLGHIMTAKHWQNVQPDGLHLTVADTGWAKAAWGKIYGQWIMESALFVYDFDRFDAEELLTVIEKYNVTSFCAPPTVYRFLIKEGMGNHKLSSLKYACTAGEALNAEVFRKFYEYTGIKIMEGFGQTESPVLIATLKGMEPKPGSLGKPVPLFKIDLVDEKGRPVPKGEVGEIVVDVSQGKPVGLFNGYYNDEENTKKVWHDGYYHTRDTAWCDEDGYYWYVGRTDDVIKSSGYRIGPFEIESVLMEHPAVLECAVTGAPDPIRGQVVKASIVLTKKYQPSDELAEELKNYVKEQTAPYKYPRIIEFVDELPKTASGKIQRAEIRRQNYSMVQK
- a CDS encoding stress responsive alpha-beta barrel domain-containing protein (High confidence in function and specificity), which gives rise to MVKHIVMYKLKPFAEGADKKTNAIKIKKKLENLQGIVPGAFKMEVGINYNPGGYDVVLYSEFNDHDALETYQMHPEHIKVREFIHSVIENRVVADYMV